The DNA window GTAAGAACTAGTTGGATTTTTGATCTTCCCAATGCAGATGAAAAAGGATTAAAAAATACAATAGAATTAATTTTAAAAACTCAACCTGATGAAATTCGTGCTCATTTTTTAGCATTAAGAGTTGGAAGTGAATACAATTCAAAAACTAATTGTTTAAAACAACAATATATCCACAACTCAAAACCTAATGAAGAAATTAAAAGAGATCTCAACATAAAAACAATTCAAGAAAATTTAGACATTTTAATCAAACAACTCATAAATAAAAATTATGTGTTAGTTAAAAATGTTAAAGATTGGAGGAATGTAAAAAAACTTCAAAACAAAAATAAATCAGTAAAATTCATTTCATTATGTCCATCACGATATGGAGTTTGTTGGTAAATTTAGGTTGAAAAAAAATGAGATTAGATTCAGAATTAGTTCAAAAAATAAATTCAAGTAAATATGTTTTAGGCGTAACTGGAAGTATGTCTTGTGGAAAAAGTTATGCATGCGATCAACTTGAACAAATAGCAAAAGATTCAAACATTCAAGTTTACAAAGTTAATTTTGATTTAATGCGAAGAGATATTTTAGGAACAAATCCTAAGTATGAATCTGCAAGACAAAGTTTAGAAGATGTATTTGGCCCGCAAATTAGAAAATCAGATAATAGCATAGATAGAACAATTCTTTCGCAATTAATTTATTACGATTCGAATGCAATGGCCCAATATGGCGCACAATTAGCTCCTCACCTCAAACAATATCTGGATTGCGAACTAACAGATAGATCGGGAATAATTCTCGTTGAATGGGCATTACTAGTAGAAGATCAACTTCTAGATTTAGTTAATTATAATGTTCTATTAGTAACCTGCACGCATAATGCTCAGATGAATAGATTAAAAGATGGAGACTTATCGCAAAACGAAATTAAAAAACGCATTGCAGCTCAATTAACTAACGAACAAAAGAGATCAGAAATATTGTTACAACAAAAAGAAGCGCAAAAAAATGGAATGAACGGGGAGTTGCATTTATTTGACACAACCAATGATCCTTCTACCCCCAATTATGAGTCATTATTTGGTAAAATTCTTTCAAAAGTAGCTTAAACACAAGTATGTTGCAGTTTCAACACATATAACCTTGATTTAATTCTCAAAAACATAATACAACTATACGGACACATTTACATCAGAAATTTCTAAGTAAAATACAAGTATACATATATATTAAGATGGAACTTAATATACAAACAAACGACACTCAAACCAACCAACCAAGTTTGGAAAATTATTCTTTTTGTCTTTTCAGAATACCTAAAGAAGGAGGCAGAGTTTTATGGGAAATAACCAACTCTTGCAATTATAGTTGCTCTTATTGCATATTCAGTGCAAACAAAGGAAAAGTTAATGGAGAACTATCAACAGAAGAAGTTTTTGAAGTAATCGACGGTTTAAAACAAAGAGATTTCTCACATCTAAAAATATCAGGAGGCGAACCATTCATTAGAAAAGATATGGTCGACATCCTAAAAAAAGCTTCCGACTTAGGTTTTATTGTAGATATTTCAACTAATGGTTCATTAATTACAGAGAAACGTGCTCAACAATTAAGTGAATTAGAACTAAATATGGTTCATGTAAGTTTAGATGGTCCTGATGCTAAAACTCATGAAGAAGTTAGAGGTCCAAAAACTTATGAAAAAACAATTAGAGGAATTCAAAATCTCGTAACCAATAATGTTTATGTTAGACTCGGAACTGTAATCCACAAAGGAAATGAACACCAGTTAGAAGAAGTAGTAAAAAAAGCTGCAAGTTTAGGAGTTAATGAAGTTATTTTTTCTTACATGGAACCTGTTGGGCGAATGGAAGGAGACAATAGTCAAGTTTCATACAAACCAATTGAAACAACAAAATCAGAAATTGAAATATTAGCACAAAAATATCAAGATCAGGTAAAAGTTAATTATAGTTTTACAGAAGATTCTCAATCTGAAGAAACTGGAACTTGCCCTGGTGGAAAAAAATTCTTGTTCATAGACAATCTGGGAAGAATTTCACCTTGTACATGGGTTACTGAAAAAGATCCAACTTACCAAACTAGCCTGACGGTTAAAGATGCTAGTTTCGACGAGGTTATGACATCAAATCCAATGCAAAATTATGTGGAAAGCTGTAAAGATTGTAAAGGATGTCCTGCAAGAATAAGATATGAATAAATTTTCAAAAAAAAATACCCAAAAAAAAATGGAATCAAAAAAACAAAGTTTAGAAATGAGAATAAATCAAGAAGAAGTTTCAGCTCAAGTTGAATCATTATTTCAAGGAAATCTTGAAAAAAATCTGATGTCAAGTGGTAAGTTTAGTTCTTTTTGTCCAACTTATTCATTCGCTACTGAAAATCTTACAGGATACATGTCCCAAATAGACTTACAAAATAAACGAGTTTTAACAGTTAGTGCTTCAGGAGATCAAATAATTGAAGCTTATGCAATGGGCGCTACAGAAGTAGAAAGTTTTGACATAAATATTTTAAGTGCGTTTGTTACCGACTTGAAATTGACCGCAGTAAAAACATTATCTTTTGAAGAATATCAAAAATTTCTACTAAGACAAGATCAAAATAATCCAAATCAATTAAATTCTCAAGCACTAAATAAAAAAACATATTTAAAACTAAGATCTCAACTTAATGATTCAACTCAAACTTTTTTTGATAATCTATATCAATTATTTCAAGATGGATCTCAAATAAGAGAAAGTCCCATTTTTAACAATCAATATGACACTAATCAACTAAAAACATTCAGCAACAAATATTTACAAAGCAAACATTACTACGAACAAGCACAATTAAATTTACGAAAAGGACAAATCCCTAGTTGGACTTGCTCAAGCGTTACTGAACTTACTAAAAATTTTACTGACGAAAAATTTGATGTGATTCTTCTTTCAAATATTGCAGATTATGCAGAGGCAATGTTTCCAAATAATTCAAATTATATTCAAAAATTCATAAAACAAGTAATTCAACCACTAGTTCCAAAACTTAATCCTCGAGGAATTATTTGTGCGGCTTACGTTTATGACATAAAAACAAAACAAACTCAAGATACAAATCAAACATATAGGAGTCAAATTGATAATCCTTCAATTCGAAGGCAGGAATTACAGTCAACAAGATTAGATTATCAAGAACTTGTTTTTCCAAGTGTACTACCACTAGTTCAAGATGGAGTAATCATCTTAACTAATTCTGAATTAATGTATCAAGGTGAACTACGATGTTAAATGAAACTGAATTACAAGGATTACACACAAATCAAAGATTATTAATTATTGAACTTCAAAACAGAGGAATTAATGTTAACTCTCTTGTTCCCGAAATGGAATTAGTTGAAGCAGAATATCACGGCCATAAAGAATTCATTCTTGACCGAGATTCATCAATTAATCCCTATCCTTCAACAGTCATTAGTGGAGACAAATATTTGTCAAAAAAGTTATTAGCTCGAGAAGGAATTAGCGTTGTTAGTGGTGAACAATTCGATGGAATTCACCAAAATGAAGCTTTAGTTTACGCACAAAAATTAAACTTTCCTTTGGTAGTCAAACCAGTTTTTGGATCACATGGTCATGGAGTTTACATGGATTTAGATAATCTGTGCGATGTTAAAGATGCAATTGATAAAATTAGTGGAGAATATGGATCTAACAAAACATACTTGGTTGAAGAACAATTTGAAGGAAAAGAATATAGAGTTTTCATAACTCAAAATGGAGATTATGCAGTTCTTCACAGAGATTGTGCGCACATCATAGGAGATGGAACTAAAACAATCGAACAATTAGCAAATCAAGAATCTGAAAATAGAATGACTGAATCAGACGATCCATCATTTCCAAGAAAAAATTGTCTTTGTCCAGTTCAACTTGATGAGGTTGTTAATAATTATCTTGCACGCCAACAAAAAGATACAAATTATGTTCCGCCAGAGGGTGAAAAAATTTATCTTAGACATAATTCAAATGTGGCAGTCGGAGCTACTTGTGAAGATTATACTGATATTGTTCACCCCTCAATTATTGAAATTGCAAAAAAAGCGCTAAACGCATTTCCAGGATTACCTTATGCAGGATTAGATTTTTTATCAAAAGATATTACTAAACCACAAACTGCAGATATGTATAGATTATTAGAAGTAAATTCAATTCCAGGAATACATATGCACATGAGACCTGGAACTGGAAAATCTCAAAATGTTGCAAAATACCTTGTGGATATGATGTTTCCAGAAACTAAATATTCATAAATTAATATAATTAAATATGAGGCTAACAGAAAAATGAACGAAAAAACAAACAACGAAAATAATAATAATAAAAACTCTAATAAAACTAAAGATTTAATCAAAAAAAATAAATTAGATTCAGAACCACAAAATCAAAATAGTAATCTCGGTGAAGGTTCTAAAAGTTATCATGAAGAAGCAGATATTTATGAACGTTTTAGTCAAGTTGAAGATTCTCCTAAAAAAATTCTAAACTTCTTAAAACCACTAATTGAAGGTAAAAAAGTTCTAGATCTTGGTTGTGGTACTGGAAAATTCATGATTGATTTAGCGCACGTTTCAAAAGAATATGTGGGACTTGATATTTCAAAAGATCAATTAAACATTGCAAAAAATAAACTTATTAAAAATAACATAAATAACGTAAAATTAATTCAATCATCTGCGGAAAATATACCTCTTGAATCTAATCAATTTGACGTAATTATTTCAACGTGGGTTTTAGGCACAATTCAAGATGAATCTCGTCGAGAAAAAGCAGTTTCAGAGGCGCTGCGTTTGTTGAAAACAGGGGGATCCACCTATTTAGTTGAAAATAACAGCGGAGGGGACTTTGAAGTAATAAGAAATAGATTCCCAAATAAAGAAAGAACAGAAAAATATAATTCATGGTTGTTAAATCATAAATTTATTGTTGAAATTGAGTTTAATACCTATTTTGAGTTTAATAATTTAATTGAAGCTCAAAAGATTTTTGAACATATTTGGGGTAAAACTGCTATGTCCAAAATTAAATCAAATAGAATTAAACAAAAAATAATAATTTTTAAACAAGAAAAAAAATAAAACTAATTTTTTATTTCATCCCAGTATATTTATGTAATCCTTCCAAAGAATCAATTCTTTTTTTTGCAGGAAGGGCTAATTGAAATTTTTTCCAAAAAACTTGTTTGATCCATTCAACCCACTCAGGATCATAAATAGAATAATAAACTCCCAAAATCTTTTTATCTTCTCCTTTTTTCCCTGCAGGTACTTTTATTTCAGAAAATTTTGCAATTTTTCCATCAATAATGTATGCGCGCAAAGGAGTTATTTCGTGTTTTACTTGAACCATTTCTTTACCCATTTGAATATTGATTGCAAGTATATCTCTTAAATTTTTCAAATCAAGTAATGCCACATTAGTAATTATTTTAAAAATTACTCCTCGCTTCACTGCATCGCGAACAGAATCAAGTAATGTTCGTCCATCATGTTTTAAGTGAATCCAAGAATTGTTTCCAGAAAACGCTAATACTTCTTCTTCTGCATTATCTATCAAGGGAAATAATGTTTCTGCATTGTATTGATAATTAGGAGTTATTTCTTCAAAATATCCATCTCTTTTTTCAGGATCTACATATTGATAAATTTCTATTGGAGAAAAATCATTTTTTTCTATTCCTTTTTCCATTTGAGCAAAAAGTTTTTCTTGTATATCCGTTGCATAAATTTTTTCGAGATTATTCCAAAAAACAATTTTAAGTGCGCCTCTTGATCCTTCTCTAAATACTCGCATTTGTATGTGACCAGTTCTTTTACTTATTTCTTCAATATACCGATCAGCAGTTCTCCAGTTTTTCCCAAGCATTTGAGCAATTTCATTTACTGCTCTGGGTTTTGCATAAACAAACGCTTTGATTTTATCTATAGTTTTATTATCAAGGACCATTTAAAACACCTCAGTTAATGCATTTCAAGCACTGTTTATATATAAATCTTTCTTTAATACAACTACATAACTAATTCTTAACCAATAAATATTAACATAAATACAACTATACTAACATAACATGAACA is part of the Candidatus Woesearchaeota archaeon genome and encodes:
- a CDS encoding dephospho-CoA kinase, whose translation is MRLDSELVQKINSSKYVLGVTGSMSCGKSYACDQLEQIAKDSNIQVYKVNFDLMRRDILGTNPKYESARQSLEDVFGPQIRKSDNSIDRTILSQLIYYDSNAMAQYGAQLAPHLKQYLDCELTDRSGIILVEWALLVEDQLLDLVNYNVLLVTCTHNAQMNRLKDGDLSQNEIKKRIAAQLTNEQKRSEILLQQKEAQKNGMNGELHLFDTTNDPSTPNYESLFGKILSKVA
- a CDS encoding class I SAM-dependent methyltransferase; this encodes MNEKTNNENNNNKNSNKTKDLIKKNKLDSEPQNQNSNLGEGSKSYHEEADIYERFSQVEDSPKKILNFLKPLIEGKKVLDLGCGTGKFMIDLAHVSKEYVGLDISKDQLNIAKNKLIKNNINNVKLIQSSAENIPLESNQFDVIISTWVLGTIQDESRREKAVSEALRLLKTGGSTYLVENNSGGDFEVIRNRFPNKERTEKYNSWLLNHKFIVEIEFNTYFEFNNLIEAQKIFEHIWGKTAMSKIKSNRIKQKIIIFKQEKK
- a CDS encoding radical SAM protein produces the protein MELNIQTNDTQTNQPSLENYSFCLFRIPKEGGRVLWEITNSCNYSCSYCIFSANKGKVNGELSTEEVFEVIDGLKQRDFSHLKISGGEPFIRKDMVDILKKASDLGFIVDISTNGSLITEKRAQQLSELELNMVHVSLDGPDAKTHEEVRGPKTYEKTIRGIQNLVTNNVYVRLGTVIHKGNEHQLEEVVKKAASLGVNEVIFSYMEPVGRMEGDNSQVSYKPIETTKSEIEILAQKYQDQVKVNYSFTEDSQSEETGTCPGGKKFLFIDNLGRISPCTWVTEKDPTYQTSLTVKDASFDEVMTSNPMQNYVESCKDCKGCPARIRYE
- a CDS encoding DUF3419 family protein, with the translated sequence MNKFSKKNTQKKMESKKQSLEMRINQEEVSAQVESLFQGNLEKNLMSSGKFSSFCPTYSFATENLTGYMSQIDLQNKRVLTVSASGDQIIEAYAMGATEVESFDINILSAFVTDLKLTAVKTLSFEEYQKFLLRQDQNNPNQLNSQALNKKTYLKLRSQLNDSTQTFFDNLYQLFQDGSQIRESPIFNNQYDTNQLKTFSNKYLQSKHYYEQAQLNLRKGQIPSWTCSSVTELTKNFTDEKFDVILLSNIADYAEAMFPNNSNYIQKFIKQVIQPLVPKLNPRGIICAAYVYDIKTKQTQDTNQTYRSQIDNPSIRRQELQSTRLDYQELVFPSVLPLVQDGVIILTNSELMYQGELRC